From Mytilus galloprovincialis chromosome 9, xbMytGall1.hap1.1, whole genome shotgun sequence, the proteins below share one genomic window:
- the LOC143045217 gene encoding uncharacterized protein LOC143045217, which produces MLSCRQCEKNRCQSTPPQIHEHMINGLLNEVNKPITKAAKFGQKVGQLVNNLERKLNSWSEDITWKFNGWLKQAEKHANNVKNGIVDTGKKIGKGAENTGKKVWGGIKSIFGKRSTRHLNKRCANSCPQCDRLNTNKNKDDKVILSICGSNFVTNQKKTTTRIKDLKALYSFILSKNSIVLKVEYEKKSVLFTGGKVEFKTSFITFQTGKTKQRFKLPGMFVISDINRMSMKISQEVFSRMF; this is translated from the exons ATGTTATCATGCAGACAATGTGAAAAAAATCGTTGTCAATC cacACCGCCACAAATACACGAACATATGATTAATGGATTATTAAACGAAGTTAATAAACCTATTACAAAAGCTGCTAAGTTCGGACAGAAAGTTGGACAATTGGTTAACAATCTAGAACGAAAACTTAATTCTTGGTCTGAAGATATCACTTGGAAATTTAATGGGTGGTTAAAGCAAGCCGAGAAACATGCGAATAATGTTAAAAATGGTATTGTCGACACTGGTAAAAAAATCGGGAAAGGTGCTGAGAATACTGGTAAAAAAGTATGGGGTGGCATTAAAA GTATCTTTGGTAAACGGTCAACCAGACATTTAAACAAACGATGTGCAAACAGTTGTCCGCAATGTGATCGACTCAATACCAACAAGAATAAAGATGATAAAGTAATATTATCTA ttTGTGGATCCAATTTCGTTACAAACCAGAAGAAAACAACTACaagaataaaagatttaaaagccCTTTACAGTTTCATCCTCTCGAAGAACTCGATTGTTTTAAAG GTGGAGTATGAAAAGAAAAGTGTTCTCTTTACAGGCGGAAAAGTAGAGTTCAAGACATCATTTATAACATTTCAAACTGGTAAAACGAAACAACGATTCAAACTTCCTGGAATGTTTGTAATCTCTGACATTAACAGAATGTCCATGAAAATATCACAAGAAGTGTTTAGCcgaatgttttaa
- the LOC143046950 gene encoding uncharacterized protein LOC143046950 — protein MFIPLVVAVVAVLCTCNGELLSLQQNNLDIINDQARADIVDYIVDEIDATVDEEKVLTLSCETKVNQTIRSCDECAGNICAAVEHTQKHKKINLGKLLSVINNPVIKVANLMKVIGKTLDVVKKISDKVLRKLKGITTKVENVLKKAGEKIFGKAISEVASFGKKVGKEAARFGKRIGKTVRRIGGKVKSTVKKVRVGIKKIGSKIGSHVKRLGKGVGKIGRNIGRGVAKITKKVGRGIKKFGQGVKKTGKKVWKKIKKIFGKRSTRHLIEKRCVSSCPVCDKLDKDIFTDEQIVGKICGASFVSRQKQLYEKVRGLEDTYNYIVSNAPVVTKVEYETSSIIIVNGKLAFKKSFVTYQTNKIKRRSQLSGLFEISNIDGMAIKISKEILMKIQ, from the exons atGTTCATTCCTCTTGTCGTGGCAGTAGTCGCAGTACTTTGTACATGCAATGGAGAACTACTCTCTCTCCAACAAAATAATTTGGATA TAATAAACGACCAAGCACGAGCAGATATTGTAGATTATATCGTTGATGAAATTGATGCTACTGTAGATGAGGAGAAGGTTCTAACACTATCATGTGAAACCAAAGTTAACCAAACAATAAGGTCATGTGACGAATGTGCAGGAAATATTTGTGCAGCGGT AGAACATACACAAAAACATAAGAAAATCAATTTAGGAAAGTTACTAAGTGTGATCAACAACCCTGTTATAAAAGTAGCGAATTTAATGAAGGTAATTGGAAAAACATTGGACGTTGTCAAAAAAATTAGCGATAAGGTCCTTCGAAAACTTAAAGGCATAACCACGAAAGTAGAAAACGTATTGAAAAAAGCTGGAGAAAAAATATTTGGCAAAGCTATTTCTGAAGTGGCATCTTTCGGTAAAAAAGTTGGAAAGGAAGCCGCTAGATTTGGAAAGAGGATAGGAAAAACAGTTAGAAGAATTGGAGGGAAGGTAAAAAGTACCGTAAAAAAAGTAAGAGTCGGAATTAAAAAAATCGGGTCGAAAATAGGAAGTCATGTTAAAAGACTAGGAAAGGGAGTCGGTAAAATCGGCAGGAATATTGGACGAGGTGTTGCCAAAATAACCAAGAAGGTTGGACGTGGTATCAAGAAATTCGGACAAGGTGTCAAGAAAACTGGCAAAAAAGTTTGGaagaaaatcaaaa AAATATTTGGAAAACGATCAACCAGACACCTAATTGAAAAGCGTTGTGTAAGCAGTTGTCCAGTTTGTGACAAACTTGATAAAGATATATTCACGGATGAACAAATAGTTGGAAAAA TATGTGGGGCAAGTTTTGTTTCAAGGCAGAAACAGTTATATgaaaaagtgagaggtttagaggACACATACAACTATATAGTTTCTAATGCACCAGTAGTGACAAAG GTGGAATATGAAACTAGTAGTATTATTATTGTTAACGGGAAATTGGCATTTAAAAAGTCCTTTGTAACGTACCAAACAAACAAGATCAAGAGGAGATCTCAGCTTTCTGGACTGTTTGAAATCTCAAACATAGATGGCATGGCCATAAAAATATCAAAggaaatattaatgaaaatacaaTAG